A genomic window from Sphingobacterium sp. BN32 includes:
- a CDS encoding acyl-CoA dehydrogenase family protein, whose translation MVDYFKIEDLLTAEHILIRDAIRDFVNLEIRPKIDHFAQEHKEIPNLMKKLGEVGALGPFIPQEYGGAGLDYMAYGLIMQELEAGDSAIRSAASVQSSLVMYPIYSFGSEEQRKKYLPALGAGEFIGAFGLTEPNHGSDPGSMETRLTPDGDGFRLHGSKMWITNAPICDIAVVWARDQEDKVRGVIVERKMEGFSTPETLNKWSLRASKTGELVFDQVYIPKENVLPHVQSMRGPLSCLNSARYGISWGVIGAAIDCYEVALKYAKEREQFGKPIASFQLQQKKLAEMLTEITKAQLLSWRLATLRNNDQASPQQISMAKRNNVHMALQVAREARQVLGAMGIVGDYPIMRHMMNLESVITYEGTHDVHLLITGQDITGINAFQ comes from the coding sequence ATGGTTGACTACTTTAAAATCGAAGACCTTCTTACGGCAGAACATATCTTAATTCGCGATGCGATCCGCGACTTTGTAAACTTAGAAATACGTCCTAAAATCGATCATTTCGCACAGGAGCATAAGGAAATTCCCAATCTGATGAAGAAGCTCGGCGAAGTCGGCGCGCTCGGCCCGTTTATTCCACAGGAATATGGTGGTGCGGGGCTTGACTACATGGCTTATGGCCTAATCATGCAAGAACTGGAAGCAGGCGACTCCGCGATACGCTCGGCAGCGTCCGTGCAATCATCGCTCGTGATGTATCCGATCTACTCCTTCGGATCCGAGGAACAACGGAAGAAATATCTTCCGGCATTAGGCGCTGGTGAATTTATTGGCGCGTTTGGCTTGACCGAACCTAACCACGGATCGGACCCTGGAAGTATGGAAACAAGATTGACGCCCGACGGCGATGGTTTCCGCCTACACGGTTCCAAGATGTGGATCACGAATGCGCCAATTTGCGATATAGCTGTTGTATGGGCGCGCGATCAGGAAGATAAGGTGCGTGGGGTAATCGTCGAGCGGAAGATGGAAGGTTTTTCTACACCCGAAACTTTGAATAAATGGTCTTTACGTGCTTCCAAGACGGGCGAGCTCGTTTTCGATCAGGTCTATATACCGAAAGAGAATGTGCTGCCGCACGTTCAAAGTATGCGCGGCCCGCTTTCATGCTTAAACTCCGCGCGCTACGGCATCTCCTGGGGCGTAATCGGTGCAGCAATAGATTGTTATGAGGTAGCCTTGAAGTACGCTAAAGAACGGGAACAGTTCGGTAAGCCGATTGCTTCCTTCCAATTGCAACAAAAGAAATTGGCAGAAATGCTGACGGAGATCACAAAGGCGCAACTCCTTTCTTGGCGCCTGGCAACCTTGAGGAACAACGATCAAGCTAGTCCGCAGCAAATTTCAATGGCGAAACGCAATAATGTACATATGGCATTGCAGGTGGCACGCGAAGCGCGCCAAGTCCTCGGTGCAATGGGAATCGTAGGCGACTATCCAATTATGCGACACATGATGAACCTGGAGTCGGTGATAACTTATGAGGGTACCCATGATGTACACTTATTGATTACCGGACAAGATATTACTGGCATCAACGCCTTCCAATAA
- a CDS encoding aldehyde dehydrogenase family protein: protein MTSKELKALGIEVENLGTSTGSKWFSKGGLIASYSPTNGKLIAKVQSTSKKEYEKVMQEAEKAKLQWRDIPAPKRGEIVRQLGEKLREVKPLLGKLVSYEMGKSYQEGMGEVQEMIDICDFAVGLSRQMYGNTIHSERPGHRMYDQYHPLGIVGIITAFNFPVAVWAWNAALALVCGDVVVWKASEKTPLCAVACQKIIADILKANKLPEGISSIVTGDKEVGEWISSDERIPLVSATGSTRMGKIVATTVAQRLGKSLLELGGNNAIIVTPSADLKMTIIGAVFGAVGTAGQRCTSTRRLIIHESIYDKVKKSLVDAYKQIKIGDPLDVKHHMGPLIDTDAVQMYLNALDKIKEEGGKLLTKGEVLTGKGYESGCYVTPVIAEVENHYEIVQHETFAPILYLIKYSGELEEAIALQNGVRQGLSSAIMTNSLRESELFLSQNGSDCGIANVNIGTSGAEIGGAFGGEKETGGGRESGSDAWKVYMRRQTNTINYTTNLPLAQGIKFDL from the coding sequence ATGACATCCAAAGAATTAAAAGCACTAGGAATAGAAGTAGAAAACTTGGGCACAAGTACCGGTAGCAAGTGGTTTTCAAAGGGAGGATTGATCGCGTCATATTCGCCAACCAACGGAAAGCTGATTGCGAAGGTTCAAAGCACGAGCAAGAAGGAATATGAAAAAGTGATGCAGGAAGCAGAGAAGGCTAAACTGCAATGGCGGGATATTCCAGCGCCGAAGCGCGGCGAGATTGTTAGGCAATTGGGCGAAAAACTACGCGAAGTAAAACCGTTATTGGGTAAGCTCGTGTCGTACGAGATGGGTAAATCGTATCAGGAAGGTATGGGTGAGGTTCAGGAAATGATCGACATCTGTGACTTTGCCGTTGGATTATCCAGACAAATGTATGGAAACACAATTCACTCGGAGCGTCCGGGACACCGTATGTATGACCAATATCATCCGCTAGGGATCGTCGGTATCATTACGGCTTTCAATTTCCCTGTTGCTGTTTGGGCATGGAATGCGGCATTAGCATTGGTATGTGGTGATGTTGTGGTTTGGAAAGCAAGTGAGAAAACACCTCTGTGTGCGGTTGCATGTCAGAAAATCATAGCCGACATCTTGAAAGCGAATAAATTGCCGGAGGGCATTTCTTCAATCGTTACGGGCGACAAGGAAGTTGGTGAATGGATTTCTTCCGACGAGCGCATTCCTTTGGTATCCGCGACGGGTTCTACTCGCATGGGTAAGATCGTTGCGACGACCGTTGCGCAACGCCTTGGCAAATCGCTGTTAGAACTAGGCGGAAATAACGCCATCATTGTGACACCAAGCGCTGATTTGAAGATGACGATTATTGGTGCGGTATTCGGAGCTGTAGGAACTGCAGGACAACGCTGTACCAGCACAAGACGCTTGATTATTCATGAGAGCATTTATGATAAGGTGAAAAAATCTTTAGTGGATGCTTATAAGCAAATCAAGATTGGTGATCCACTAGATGTTAAGCATCACATGGGGCCATTAATTGATACGGATGCTGTTCAGATGTATTTGAATGCATTAGACAAAATAAAGGAAGAGGGTGGCAAGCTATTAACGAAGGGAGAAGTATTGACAGGCAAAGGATATGAAAGCGGTTGCTACGTAACGCCGGTTATTGCGGAGGTGGAGAACCATTACGAGATCGTTCAGCATGAAACTTTCGCTCCTATCCTTTATTTAATTAAATATTCGGGCGAATTGGAGGAGGCCATTGCCTTACAAAATGGGGTAAGACAGGGGTTATCTTCGGCGATTATGACGAATAGCCTTCGCGAGTCGGAGCTTTTCTTAAGTCAGAATGGCTCAGACTGTGGTATCGCGAATGTCAACATCGGTACTTCGGGTGCTGAAATCGGCGGAGCTTTCGGTGGAGAGAAGGAGACTGGCGGTGGACGTGAATCCGGATCGGACGCATGGAAAGTTTATATGCGCCGTCAGACCAATACCATTAACTATACGACTAACCTTCCTTTGGCACAAGGAATTAAATTTGATTTATAA
- the lat gene encoding L-lysine 6-transaminase, with protein sequence MRETHQRLAKHILADGLPVVIDLEKSHGSYIVDVDGNEYLDMFSMFASSPVGYNHPHIVKNADALKHVAINKLALSDVYPREYADFLDTFERVGIPKELSYCFFIDGGALAVENALKAAFDWKTRLNLSKGIEQEASQVIHFKQAFHGRSGYTLSLTNTKDPRKYMYFPKFDWPRISNPKLQFPLTEESVNDTIQAEERAIQEIEAAIAKNPADIACLIIEPIQAEGGDNHFRNAFFQKLREICDKNDIILILDEVQTGIAMTGKMWCYEHLGIIPDVISFGKKTQVCGILANKEKFDRVENHVFKESSRINSTFGGNLVDMVRFRLILEIIEQENLVEKAALLGEYLIEQLNILAEKHPSITAVRGKGLLCAFDLPTDKERDDLVAKAMDEKMLILGCGDRSIRFRPHLTATKEDIDKAIAIVDKLVD encoded by the coding sequence ATGAGAGAGACACATCAAAGATTAGCGAAACATATTCTTGCCGACGGCCTGCCAGTCGTTATCGATCTGGAGAAGTCGCACGGATCCTATATTGTGGATGTTGATGGGAACGAGTATTTGGATATGTTCAGCATGTTTGCTTCCTCCCCTGTTGGCTACAACCATCCTCATATTGTAAAAAACGCCGATGCGCTGAAGCACGTTGCGATCAATAAGTTAGCTCTGTCGGACGTATATCCTAGAGAATATGCTGATTTCCTAGACACTTTCGAACGCGTTGGTATCCCTAAGGAGTTAAGTTATTGTTTTTTCATCGATGGCGGCGCTTTGGCGGTCGAAAATGCGTTGAAGGCAGCATTCGATTGGAAAACAAGATTGAATTTAAGCAAAGGAATTGAGCAAGAGGCGAGCCAGGTCATCCACTTTAAGCAGGCGTTTCATGGCCGTTCCGGCTATACTTTGTCCTTAACGAATACGAAGGATCCGCGCAAGTACATGTACTTTCCGAAATTCGATTGGCCAAGGATCAGCAACCCGAAATTGCAGTTCCCGCTGACGGAGGAATCTGTGAATGACACCATTCAAGCGGAAGAGCGAGCAATACAGGAAATTGAGGCTGCTATTGCGAAAAACCCAGCTGATATCGCTTGTTTAATCATCGAGCCTATACAGGCGGAAGGTGGAGATAACCATTTCCGCAATGCGTTTTTCCAGAAGCTGCGTGAGATATGCGATAAGAATGATATCATATTAATCTTGGATGAGGTGCAAACGGGTATCGCGATGACGGGTAAGATGTGGTGCTATGAGCACTTAGGCATTATTCCTGACGTGATTTCTTTCGGAAAGAAGACACAAGTATGTGGGATTTTGGCAAATAAAGAGAAATTTGACCGCGTGGAAAACCATGTATTCAAAGAGTCTAGCCGCATTAACTCGACTTTCGGTGGTAATTTGGTTGACATGGTTCGCTTCCGTTTGATTTTAGAAATCATCGAACAGGAGAACCTTGTAGAAAAAGCAGCGCTGTTGGGCGAATATTTGATTGAGCAATTAAACATTCTTGCAGAAAAGCATCCTAGCATTACCGCTGTTCGTGGCAAAGGATTGCTTTGTGCTTTTGATTTGCCTACCGACAAGGAGCGCGATGATTTGGTTGCCAAAGCGATGGACGAGAAGATGTTGATTTTAGGTTGTGGCGATCGTAGTATCCGCTTCAGACCGCATCTGACTGCTACGAAAGAAGATATTGACAAGGCAATTGCGATTGTTGATAAATTGGTAGACTAA
- the mutL gene encoding DNA mismatch repair endonuclease MutL: MSDIIQLLPDSVANQIAAGEVVQRPASAVKEMMENAIDAGADQIKLIVKDAGKSLIQVIDNGCGMSVTDARVCFERHATSKIRKAEDLFAIRTMGFRGEAMASIAAIAHVELRTRRHEDELGTVVEIEGSEVVQQYPDQTPAGSSISVKNLFYNIPARRNFLKSNSVELRHILDEFQRIALAHPEIFFSLHSDGNEMFHLPKETLKQRIVHLFGNSYNQRLVPVEETTTILNIKGYIGKPEFAKKTRGEQFFFVNNRFIKDPYLNHAVLNAYEDILPADMFPLYVLFIDIDPAKIDINVHPTKTEIKYEDEKAIYAILRSAVKRSLGRYNITPSLDFEQETGFDTLITPKPLDEIQAPTINFNPNFNPFDDGNPSARSAVSRSYSYPEALERKTSIPQNWDSLYQITEQEESTQLPLIPEEQVSDSSFIQASDQPKKQFFQLHNRYIVSQIHSGFMLIDQQAAHERILFEQFQQHLINNQGSSQQSLFPQTVDLNAADFALIQDMLPEIHSLGFQLRPFGKTTFVVDGIPADLENVNEGQIIEQLLEDFKNQSDLRLNKREKLAKSLAKNAAIKAGTKLDNQGMEDLIDRLFACELPNISIHGKPVIITYTLQELAERFARNI, from the coding sequence ATGTCGGATATTATTCAATTGCTTCCCGATTCAGTAGCCAATCAGATCGCGGCGGGTGAGGTTGTTCAGCGACCAGCATCAGCAGTGAAGGAGATGATGGAGAATGCTATCGATGCGGGGGCAGATCAAATAAAACTTATTGTAAAGGATGCGGGGAAGTCATTGATTCAGGTTATTGACAATGGCTGTGGTATGAGCGTTACTGATGCTCGAGTATGTTTTGAGAGGCATGCGACGTCGAAAATCCGTAAGGCAGAGGATTTATTTGCTATCCGTACGATGGGTTTCCGTGGTGAGGCGATGGCTTCCATTGCGGCAATTGCGCACGTGGAACTTCGTACGCGCCGACATGAGGATGAGTTAGGGACTGTTGTTGAGATTGAGGGCTCGGAGGTTGTTCAGCAATATCCGGATCAGACGCCAGCAGGCAGCAGTATTTCTGTTAAAAACTTATTCTACAATATTCCGGCAAGACGGAACTTCCTGAAAAGCAATTCCGTGGAGTTGCGACATATTTTGGATGAATTCCAGCGTATTGCCCTTGCGCATCCTGAGATTTTCTTTTCGCTGCACAGCGATGGCAACGAGATGTTTCACCTTCCGAAGGAGACTTTAAAACAGCGTATTGTCCATCTGTTTGGAAACAGTTATAACCAGCGCCTAGTGCCGGTTGAGGAGACGACGACCATATTGAATATCAAAGGATATATTGGTAAGCCTGAGTTTGCGAAGAAGACCCGCGGCGAGCAGTTTTTCTTTGTGAACAACCGTTTTATCAAGGATCCTTATTTAAACCATGCGGTTTTGAATGCCTATGAAGACATTCTTCCAGCCGATATGTTCCCTTTGTATGTGTTGTTTATCGATATTGATCCTGCGAAGATTGATATCAACGTGCATCCTACAAAGACGGAGATCAAGTACGAAGATGAGAAAGCTATCTATGCTATTCTTCGTTCAGCGGTAAAGCGTTCATTGGGCCGTTATAATATCACGCCCTCTTTGGACTTTGAGCAGGAGACGGGATTTGACACCTTGATTACGCCCAAACCATTGGATGAGATACAGGCGCCGACGATTAATTTTAATCCGAACTTCAATCCCTTTGATGATGGTAATCCGAGTGCACGATCGGCGGTAAGCCGTTCTTATAGTTATCCGGAAGCGTTGGAGCGTAAGACCAGCATTCCGCAGAACTGGGATTCGCTATATCAGATTACCGAGCAAGAGGAGTCTACACAGCTGCCACTCATTCCGGAAGAGCAAGTGAGCGACAGTAGTTTTATTCAGGCATCAGATCAGCCGAAAAAGCAGTTTTTTCAATTGCATAATCGTTATATTGTATCGCAGATTCATTCTGGATTTATGTTGATCGACCAGCAAGCGGCGCATGAGCGTATCTTGTTTGAGCAATTTCAACAACATTTGATCAATAATCAGGGTTCGAGTCAGCAAAGCTTGTTTCCCCAGACGGTAGATTTGAATGCTGCAGATTTTGCACTGATTCAGGACATGTTGCCTGAGATTCATTCATTGGGTTTTCAGCTGCGCCCTTTTGGGAAGACGACCTTTGTTGTTGATGGTATTCCTGCCGACCTGGAGAACGTCAATGAGGGGCAGATTATTGAGCAGTTGCTGGAGGATTTCAAGAACCAGAGCGACCTGCGCTTGAATAAACGCGAGAAACTTGCGAAGAGTTTGGCGAAGAACGCTGCTATTAAAGCAGGCACAAAATTGGATAACCAAGGGATGGAGGATTTAATCGACCGATTATTTGCCTGTGAATTACCGAATATTTCGATTCATGGGAAACCCGTTATCATCACCTATACATTACAAGAATTGGCAGAGCGATTTGCTAGAAACATTTAG
- a CDS encoding rhomboid family intramembrane serine protease has translation MNNLLGNLPPVVKNLLIINVVCFIGSLIFTQAPRLFGVFYPDSPFFHIWQPITYMFMHDNQGFAHIFFNMFSLVMFGPIVERVLGSKKFLNYYLICGLGALVLQYGVQAIEVYQITGTVQASDYVNFDMLNDRIYSTKQISQENFNTLASIYGTPLVGASGAIYGLLLAFAVLFPNMELMLIFIPVPIKAKYFIPILIVIEVYLGFSRGGSSIAHLAHVGGALFGFILLKMWGVRRGNYY, from the coding sequence ATGAATAATCTATTAGGAAATTTACCTCCAGTTGTTAAGAACTTACTGATCATCAATGTGGTCTGCTTTATAGGTTCGTTAATATTTACTCAGGCACCAAGATTATTCGGTGTGTTTTATCCTGACTCGCCATTTTTCCATATCTGGCAGCCGATTACCTATATGTTCATGCACGATAATCAGGGCTTTGCGCATATTTTCTTTAACATGTTTTCCCTGGTGATGTTCGGTCCTATCGTAGAACGTGTCTTAGGCTCTAAGAAATTCCTGAACTACTACCTAATCTGTGGTTTAGGCGCTTTGGTTTTGCAGTATGGTGTACAAGCCATCGAGGTGTATCAGATTACTGGAACGGTGCAGGCATCGGATTACGTCAATTTTGATATGCTAAATGATCGGATCTATAGTACGAAGCAGATTTCTCAAGAGAATTTCAATACGCTAGCATCGATTTATGGCACGCCTTTGGTAGGTGCTTCGGGAGCTATTTATGGCTTATTATTGGCTTTTGCAGTTTTGTTTCCAAACATGGAATTGATGTTAATTTTCATTCCTGTTCCTATAAAAGCAAAATACTTTATTCCAATTTTAATAGTTATAGAAGTATACTTAGGATTCTCTAGAGGAGGTTCCTCAATTGCGCACTTAGCCCACGTCGGAGGAGCGCTCTTTGGTTTTATCCTCTTAAAAATGTGGGGAGTACGCCGAGGCAATTATTATTAG